A stretch of the bacterium genome encodes the following:
- a CDS encoding DUF58 domain-containing protein, with amino-acid sequence MRSPEAKLERVRITKVGVWYIGITLIIGVAAANTGNNALYLVDAVMLGLLAISGLASKRNLSRLALDFGAAPEVHAGQVFSIPLTVNNADRLFARRYVAIGGLPETDTLLIPFLPKCQSTVESLAFLIKRRGLHRFENVRLSSVFPLGLFEKAMRYPAGLEILVYPEIFPASGLRHFDPFQVGDEPSRKVGWSQELRTLRAFRQGDDPRGIHWKRTARTGELIFMEREAEEGLRLAILLDNAVGKLSDPAESARFERLLSEAASAAVHYLAEGYEVAFTTRSEAIPHAGGRIQRQRILTALALLEAVPRQSQPLWSGRRGASELRLGWDEERRAS; translated from the coding sequence GTGCGATCTCCCGAGGCCAAGCTCGAGCGCGTCCGGATCACGAAAGTCGGAGTCTGGTACATCGGGATCACCCTGATCATCGGGGTGGCCGCCGCCAACACCGGCAACAACGCGCTCTACCTGGTCGACGCGGTGATGCTGGGACTGCTCGCGATCTCCGGTCTGGCCTCGAAGCGCAACCTGAGCCGCCTCGCTCTCGACTTCGGCGCGGCGCCCGAAGTGCACGCAGGACAGGTGTTCTCGATCCCGCTCACGGTCAACAACGCCGACCGGCTTTTCGCACGCCGCTATGTGGCCATCGGCGGACTGCCCGAGACCGATACCCTGTTGATTCCGTTCTTGCCCAAGTGCCAATCGACCGTCGAGAGCTTGGCCTTCCTGATCAAGCGTCGCGGTTTGCACCGGTTTGAGAACGTTCGGCTGAGCTCGGTCTTCCCACTCGGCCTGTTCGAGAAGGCGATGCGTTATCCGGCGGGTCTCGAGATCCTGGTCTATCCCGAGATCTTTCCGGCCAGCGGCTTGCGCCATTTCGATCCCTTCCAGGTCGGCGACGAGCCCTCGCGAAAGGTCGGCTGGAGCCAGGAACTGAGGACGCTGAGGGCGTTTCGCCAGGGGGACGATCCGCGCGGTATCCACTGGAAGCGTACGGCGAGGACCGGAGAGTTGATTTTCATGGAGCGCGAGGCCGAGGAAGGCCTGCGGTTGGCGATTCTCTTGGACAACGCGGTGGGCAAGCTCTCCGACCCGGCCGAGTCCGCTCGGTTCGAGCGTCTCTTGAGCGAAGCCGCGAGCGCGGCCGTTCACTATTTGGCCGAGGGCTATGAGGTGGCGTTCACAACCCGCAGCGAAGCGATCCCGCATGCCGGGGGCCGGATTCAACGGCAGCGCATTCTGACCGCTCTGGCTTTGCTCGAGGCGGTTCCGCGTCAATCCCAGCCTCTCTGGAGCGGAAGGCGGGGGGCCTCGGAACTGCGCCTGGGCTGGGATGAGGAGCGACGAGCCTCGTGA
- a CDS encoding glycosyltransferase family 4 protein: MAYRIGIDARKLTDFGIGTYIQNLLPALARVDSRNQYLIFARPEHADFVAELPDNFRFVSEKAKGYTARELVALPWQILRRRLDLFHATHYVLPYLVACKTVVSIHDIIHMLYPEFLPNRLAHVYASTMIRHGLSRGDRIIASSQNTKNDLLETFHIDGRKIEVVYLGVPRRFRARIGDEAAAEVLKRLGLTKPYVLFVGNPKPHKNLTNVLSAFARSREIKDFEADLVCVGDSGKKAFRIQQQAKSLGIGSHLKLAGRVSNADLPAIYQQASLFVYPTLYEGFGFPIVEAMASGVPVVTSNKSALKEVAEGYADLVNPLDVEEMAGAIAHCMTDPEHRNALARLGLRRAEDFRWQRTAKKTLAIYLSVLGASAETERALV, encoded by the coding sequence ATGGCCTACCGCATAGGAATCGACGCTCGCAAGCTCACCGACTTCGGCATCGGCACCTACATCCAGAACCTATTGCCCGCGCTGGCACGCGTCGACAGCCGGAACCAGTACCTCATCTTCGCGCGCCCCGAGCACGCGGACTTTGTCGCCGAGCTTCCCGACAACTTCCGGTTCGTCTCCGAGAAAGCCAAAGGGTACACGGCCCGGGAGCTGGTCGCGCTGCCCTGGCAGATCCTGCGGCGGCGACTGGACCTCTTCCACGCGACTCACTACGTCCTGCCCTACCTGGTCGCCTGCAAGACCGTGGTCAGCATTCACGACATCATTCACATGCTGTACCCCGAGTTCCTGCCCAATCGTCTGGCTCACGTCTACGCCAGCACGATGATCCGTCACGGTCTGTCGCGAGGAGACCGGATCATCGCCAGTTCGCAGAACACCAAGAACGACCTGCTCGAGACCTTCCACATCGACGGCCGCAAGATCGAAGTCGTCTATCTCGGAGTTCCGCGGCGTTTCCGTGCACGCATCGGTGACGAAGCCGCCGCCGAGGTGCTGAAGCGACTCGGCCTCACCAAACCCTACGTGCTGTTCGTGGGCAACCCCAAGCCGCACAAGAACCTCACCAACGTGCTGAGCGCTTTCGCCCGTTCCCGGGAGATCAAGGATTTCGAGGCCGATCTCGTTTGTGTGGGCGACAGTGGCAAGAAGGCCTTCAGGATTCAGCAACAGGCGAAAAGCCTCGGTATCGGCAGTCATCTCAAACTGGCCGGCCGAGTCTCGAACGCGGATCTTCCCGCGATCTACCAACAGGCATCCCTGTTCGTCTATCCGACCCTCTACGAGGGATTCGGCTTCCCGATCGTCGAGGCCATGGCGAGCGGCGTGCCCGTGGTCACCTCGAACAAGTCGGCCCTCAAGGAAGTGGCCGAGGGCTACGCCGATCTCGTCAACCCGCTCGACGTCGAGGAAATGGCCGGAGCCATCGCTCACTGCATGACCGATCCGGAGCACCGAAACGCCCTCGCTCGACTGGGCCTGCGCCGCGCCGAGGACTTTCGCTGGCAGCGCACGGCCAAGAAGACCCTCGCGATTTACCTGAGTGTGCTTGGAGCCTCGGCCGAGACCGAGAGAGCTCTTGTCTGA
- a CDS encoding DUF3488 domain-containing protein has protein sequence MRFYREKSWLLGLLMLIAPLPLPFNEVVGWAPVLAFCGAAALFLYRTSRGADGVLPYWVMNLLGLLYIPFLLADVSDLRVGRMLPPLIHLAMYAMAVKLFALRREKDKWHLFLGLFFLFIASMGTSVHPAVIVYLIGFGSLAALTLIRFAGLHTVSTLSRATGEPEVPLQRFLTGTVLLSVVAAVPLFFLMPRLRQPYVYMPTGVTGGVVQASGFSDRLELGMIDRVRSTRTVVFRFTYETPPPPGTEMRFKATTYDSYSEGGWRREPRRSARVLRDLDGFFHLVDQFPISWMKVWLRQGNGRIVLPVEATVVDMPRNGVSLDGSGEARFLFPKPGIVEYRAGMTVEPVVTGWHRDRSRPSELDASRVSPRMAELAATVMGSGGLEERIRHLELYLRSEYRYSLEPVNSGGRPVERFLFDTKQGHCEYFASAMVLLLRSQGVAARMATGYLGSDYNPLEEYFIVRQSNAHAWVEAFLPADEAADGGQGESGRWVVFDPTPADARPQSGRTGFATLMAQAYDYLLFRWDRYVLTYGFGDQVDVFVGLRNAWLRFWQSLSRADEKTSPEEQDVLESAEPEEEEADADDPDAPLLTAWRVAPFLVLLLAMAIWYIWRREPFSATKAYRALRFKAAPRRADSVPGWVGPLRLEERLVERYPEAADETRFIVSQYLRESFAGEDLSETELDEVKKALMEARKKLRKTA, from the coding sequence GTGAGGTTCTATCGCGAGAAATCCTGGCTTCTCGGGCTGTTGATGCTGATCGCGCCGCTGCCGCTGCCTTTCAACGAGGTCGTCGGATGGGCGCCGGTGCTGGCCTTTTGCGGTGCCGCGGCGCTGTTTCTCTATCGCACGAGCCGCGGCGCCGACGGAGTCTTGCCTTACTGGGTCATGAATCTGCTGGGGCTGCTCTACATCCCATTCCTGCTCGCCGATGTGTCGGACCTGAGAGTCGGGCGGATGCTGCCGCCGTTGATTCACCTGGCCATGTACGCGATGGCGGTCAAGCTCTTCGCGCTGCGCCGAGAAAAAGACAAGTGGCACCTTTTCCTCGGCCTCTTCTTTCTTTTCATTGCGTCGATGGGAACGAGCGTTCATCCCGCGGTGATCGTCTACTTGATCGGCTTCGGCTCGCTGGCAGCGCTCACCCTGATCCGTTTTGCCGGGCTGCACACGGTGTCGACGCTCTCGAGGGCCACCGGCGAGCCGGAGGTACCTCTGCAGCGCTTCCTGACCGGCACGGTGCTGCTCAGCGTCGTCGCCGCCGTGCCGCTGTTCTTCCTGATGCCCAGGTTACGCCAGCCCTATGTGTATATGCCCACCGGCGTTACCGGTGGCGTCGTTCAGGCCTCGGGATTCTCCGACCGGCTCGAGCTCGGCATGATCGATCGTGTGCGATCGACGCGCACGGTGGTGTTCAGGTTCACCTATGAAACACCGCCGCCTCCGGGAACCGAGATGCGATTCAAGGCCACCACCTACGATTCCTATTCCGAAGGTGGTTGGCGTCGTGAACCGAGGCGGTCGGCCAGGGTGTTGCGCGATCTGGACGGTTTCTTTCATCTCGTGGATCAGTTCCCGATCAGCTGGATGAAGGTCTGGCTGCGCCAGGGCAACGGTCGCATCGTTCTGCCGGTCGAGGCCACCGTCGTCGACATGCCCCGGAACGGAGTGTCCCTGGACGGCTCGGGAGAGGCTCGTTTTCTGTTCCCGAAACCGGGCATCGTCGAGTACCGAGCCGGCATGACCGTGGAGCCGGTGGTTACCGGTTGGCACCGAGATCGAAGCCGGCCTTCGGAGTTGGATGCGTCCCGGGTGTCGCCGCGCATGGCCGAGCTGGCCGCGACGGTGATGGGTAGCGGCGGTCTCGAGGAGAGGATCCGGCATCTCGAGCTCTATCTGAGAAGCGAGTATCGCTACTCGCTCGAGCCGGTCAACAGCGGTGGGCGGCCGGTCGAGCGGTTTCTCTTCGACACCAAACAGGGGCATTGCGAGTACTTCGCTTCCGCGATGGTGCTGCTGCTGCGTTCCCAGGGTGTCGCCGCGCGCATGGCCACTGGCTACCTGGGCAGTGACTACAACCCGCTGGAGGAGTACTTCATCGTGCGCCAGTCGAACGCCCACGCCTGGGTCGAGGCCTTCCTACCCGCCGACGAGGCCGCCGACGGGGGGCAGGGTGAGTCGGGCCGCTGGGTGGTTTTCGATCCGACGCCCGCCGATGCTCGTCCGCAGTCCGGGCGAACGGGTTTTGCCACCTTGATGGCCCAGGCCTACGACTACTTGCTCTTTCGCTGGGATCGTTACGTGCTCACCTATGGTTTCGGCGATCAGGTGGACGTCTTCGTGGGTCTCAGAAACGCATGGCTCCGGTTCTGGCAATCGTTGAGCCGTGCCGACGAGAAGACAAGCCCCGAGGAACAGGATGTGTTGGAGAGCGCCGAGCCCGAGGAGGAAGAGGCTGACGCCGACGATCCGGACGCACCGCTTCTGACGGCTTGGCGCGTCGCGCCCTTCCTCGTGCTCCTGTTGGCGATGGCGATCTGGTACATCTGGCGGCGCGAGCCGTTCTCGGCCACCAAGGCCTATCGGGCTCTACGTTTCAAGGCTGCCCCGCGCCGAGCCGACAGCGTGCCCGGTTGGGTCGGTCCGTTGCGTCTCGAGGAGCGGTTGGTGGAGCGCTATCCGGAGGCGGCGGACGAGACCCGCTTCATCGTTTCGCAGTACCTGCGAGAGAGCTTCGCCGGGGAGGACCTGAGCGAGACCGAGCTCGACGAGGTCAAGAAGGCGCTGATGGAAGCCAGGAAGAAGCTCCGCAAGACCGCCTGA
- a CDS encoding MoxR family ATPase: MTVSSATSVPLPAGGDQTRASQIIRRLEAQVGSVVKGKPEVIRQAVVCLLARGHMLIEDVPGVGKTTLAQALARSLGLAFQRIQFTSDLLPSDILGISVFRQTQQDFEFIPGPVFSNVVLADEINRTSPKTQSALLEAMSERRVSVDRVRHHLPEPFVVMATQNPLEYVGTFPLPESQLDRFMMSLRLGYPPQEEEKSLLLTGGVQDKLAGLEATVSRDEVLELQRRVEEVRVADKIADYLLELARETRSSQQFLLGVSTRGVENYLRAAQAMALCEGRDCVVPDDLQRLAGPVLSHRVVLKGGATTLEACREAVKGIVRRIAVPI, encoded by the coding sequence ATGACCGTATCCAGCGCGACCAGCGTGCCGCTTCCGGCGGGCGGCGACCAGACCCGAGCGAGTCAGATCATTCGGCGGCTCGAGGCCCAGGTGGGCTCGGTCGTCAAGGGCAAGCCCGAGGTCATCCGCCAGGCGGTGGTCTGCCTGCTGGCGCGCGGGCATATGCTCATCGAGGACGTTCCGGGCGTCGGCAAGACCACGCTCGCCCAGGCGCTGGCCCGCTCCCTGGGCCTGGCGTTCCAGCGGATTCAGTTCACCAGCGACCTTCTGCCCTCGGACATTCTGGGCATCTCGGTCTTTCGTCAGACTCAACAGGACTTCGAGTTCATCCCCGGTCCGGTTTTTTCGAATGTGGTGCTGGCCGACGAGATCAACCGGACCAGCCCGAAGACGCAATCGGCGCTTCTGGAGGCGATGAGTGAGCGCCGGGTGAGCGTCGATCGGGTTCGCCACCACCTGCCCGAGCCGTTCGTAGTCATGGCCACCCAGAACCCGCTCGAGTACGTCGGCACCTTCCCGCTGCCGGAGTCGCAGTTGGATCGCTTCATGATGTCCCTGCGGCTGGGCTACCCACCCCAGGAGGAGGAGAAGAGCCTGCTTCTCACCGGTGGCGTCCAGGACAAGCTGGCCGGTCTCGAAGCCACCGTCAGCCGCGACGAGGTGCTCGAGCTGCAGCGTCGGGTCGAGGAGGTGCGAGTCGCCGACAAGATCGCCGACTACCTCCTCGAGCTGGCCCGTGAGACCCGATCGTCGCAGCAGTTTCTGCTGGGCGTTTCGACGCGGGGCGTCGAGAACTATCTGCGCGCGGCGCAGGCGATGGCTCTGTGCGAGGGCCGGGATTGCGTCGTGCCCGACGACCTCCAACGACTTGCGGGTCCGGTCCTTTCGCACCGGGTTGTTCTCAAGGGCGGGGCCACGACTCTGGAGGCATGCCGGGAGGCCGTGAAAGGGATCGTTCGCCGCATCGCGGTTCCCATATAG
- a CDS encoding undecaprenyl-phosphate glucose phosphotransferase — protein sequence MISRRYRYISLVYVASDVLATILAFFLAWQLRFSTDSLKFASTDIPAFSRYLVLLPVALVLWVIVFYFHGLYQARRGRSGVDEALTVTVAVILGMVLLTVFIVWNKQVVMGPSDTPVVFTYSRVFLALFATLDVALVTAGRLVIRGRLRSLRRKGHNLQRILVVGAGVLGQDVARKLQAHEELGFRVEGFVDDDPAKLGQRFNGAPVVGTLDEIDEQIQELGVDQVYVAMPLEAHTRILEVLRVVGSECVDVKMVPDILQYATLRAQFEDLDGTPVINLSQVPLRGWSSLVKRGMDMAIAAVAVAGLAPFLPLVAAAIWIEDKGPIFYRQERMGLDGKPFWIWKLRSMRANAESSTGPIWAIQDDPRRTRVGSFLRHWSIDELPQLWNVLKGEMSIVGPRPERPAFVKEFKHQIPQYMLRHKVKAGITGWAQVHGWRGNTSIRKRIQYDLYYIENWSLGLDIKILWLTLRHGLRHNAY from the coding sequence GTGATTTCCAGGCGATACCGTTACATCAGTCTGGTTTACGTGGCGAGCGATGTGCTCGCGACGATTCTGGCCTTCTTCCTGGCCTGGCAGCTGCGCTTTTCCACCGACTCCCTCAAGTTCGCTAGCACCGACATCCCCGCCTTCAGCCGCTACCTCGTTCTCCTGCCTGTGGCATTGGTGCTGTGGGTCATCGTCTTCTATTTCCACGGGCTCTATCAAGCGCGTCGCGGCCGCAGCGGTGTCGACGAAGCCCTCACGGTCACCGTCGCGGTGATCCTGGGCATGGTCTTGCTCACGGTGTTCATTGTCTGGAACAAGCAGGTCGTGATGGGCCCCTCGGACACTCCGGTGGTGTTCACCTATAGCCGCGTCTTTCTCGCCCTGTTCGCCACGCTCGACGTGGCCCTGGTCACCGCCGGCCGCCTGGTCATCCGCGGCCGGCTGCGGTCGTTGCGGCGCAAGGGCCACAACCTCCAACGGATCCTGGTCGTCGGTGCGGGCGTGCTGGGCCAGGACGTCGCCCGCAAGCTCCAGGCGCACGAAGAGCTCGGGTTTCGCGTCGAGGGCTTTGTCGACGACGACCCGGCCAAGCTCGGCCAGCGCTTCAACGGCGCCCCGGTGGTCGGAACGCTGGACGAGATCGACGAACAGATTCAGGAGCTGGGCGTGGATCAGGTCTATGTCGCCATGCCGCTCGAAGCGCACACAAGAATCCTCGAGGTTCTGCGCGTCGTCGGCAGCGAGTGCGTCGACGTCAAGATGGTCCCGGACATCCTCCAGTACGCCACCCTGCGCGCCCAGTTCGAAGACCTCGACGGAACACCCGTCATCAACCTGTCCCAGGTCCCGTTGCGCGGCTGGAGCAGCCTGGTCAAGCGGGGCATGGACATGGCCATCGCCGCCGTCGCCGTCGCCGGGCTGGCACCCTTTCTCCCGCTGGTCGCGGCCGCGATCTGGATCGAAGACAAGGGACCGATTTTCTACCGTCAGGAGCGCATGGGCCTGGACGGCAAGCCGTTCTGGATCTGGAAGCTGCGCTCGATGCGCGCCAACGCCGAGTCCTCCACCGGCCCGATCTGGGCGATCCAAGACGATCCGCGCCGTACTCGCGTCGGCTCGTTCTTGCGCCACTGGTCGATCGACGAGCTACCGCAGCTGTGGAACGTGCTCAAGGGCGAGATGTCGATCGTGGGACCACGCCCCGAGCGGCCGGCCTTCGTCAAGGAGTTCAAGCACCAGATCCCTCAGTACATGCTCCGGCACAAGGTCAAGGCCGGGATCACCGGATGGGCGCAAGTGCACGGCTGGCGCGGCAACACCTCCATTCGCAAGCGCATCCAGTACGACCTGTACTACATCGAGAACTGGTCGCTCGGCCTCGACATCAAGATCTTGTGGCTGACGCTCCGCCACGGCCTGCGTCACAACGCCTACTAG
- a CDS encoding glycosyltransferase family 4 protein — protein sequence MSEATAFAGPPAAPRAALVHDWLTGMRGGEKVLQCFAELLPQAPIYSLFHFPGSLDPALEERDIRTSYLQHPAGWIPNYRYLLPLFPRAIESFDLSGFDLVVSISTCVAKSAIRGPNGFHICYCNTPMRYVWDQQKAYFPDDRGPVAAIRNRLLERLRRWDVATAPRVDQYVANSTFVADRIRRYYDRGAIVVHPPVDVEHFTPANRGTDRAPGADPYALVVSALAPYKKIDVAIKGCARAGIPLKIVGTGPEHDRLLALAGDRVDFLGWQGPDELRDLYRRATCLLQPGIEDFGIAPVEALACGCPVVALGVGGVLDIVEPERHGILYDGEGDPAALAVAIDKCRELRFNFLDLRDRAHKFSAQRFRDEMSDLFFEANHRPEENS from the coding sequence TTGTCTGAAGCTACCGCATTCGCCGGACCTCCGGCAGCGCCTCGCGCAGCGCTGGTTCATGACTGGCTGACCGGAATGCGGGGCGGCGAGAAGGTCTTGCAGTGCTTCGCCGAGCTCCTGCCCCAGGCGCCCATCTACAGCCTGTTTCACTTTCCGGGCAGCCTCGACCCCGCGCTCGAAGAGCGGGATATCCGAACCAGCTATCTCCAGCACCCGGCCGGCTGGATCCCCAACTACCGCTACTTGCTGCCTCTCTTCCCCCGCGCGATCGAATCCTTCGATCTCTCGGGATTCGATCTCGTCGTTTCGATCAGCACGTGCGTCGCCAAGAGCGCGATCCGAGGCCCAAACGGCTTCCACATCTGCTACTGCAACACCCCGATGCGCTACGTCTGGGATCAGCAGAAGGCCTACTTCCCGGACGATCGAGGCCCGGTTGCCGCGATCCGAAACCGCCTGCTCGAGCGTCTGCGCAGGTGGGACGTCGCTACCGCACCGCGAGTGGACCAGTACGTCGCCAATTCGACCTTCGTCGCCGACCGGATACGCCGCTACTACGATCGAGGCGCGATCGTCGTTCATCCTCCGGTCGATGTCGAGCACTTCACTCCGGCGAATCGCGGAACCGACCGCGCACCCGGCGCCGACCCGTACGCGCTCGTGGTCTCGGCGCTGGCTCCGTACAAAAAGATCGACGTCGCGATCAAAGGGTGCGCGCGGGCCGGCATACCTCTCAAGATCGTCGGCACCGGCCCCGAGCACGACCGGTTGCTGGCCCTTGCCGGAGACCGCGTCGACTTCCTCGGCTGGCAAGGACCGGACGAGCTTCGGGATCTCTACCGCCGCGCCACCTGCCTGCTCCAACCGGGCATTGAAGACTTCGGTATCGCGCCGGTCGAGGCCCTCGCCTGCGGCTGCCCGGTAGTGGCTCTGGGAGTAGGCGGCGTACTGGATATTGTCGAGCCCGAGCGTCACGGCATCCTCTATGATGGCGAGGGCGACCCCGCGGCTCTCGCGGTCGCGATTGACAAATGCCGCGAACTGCGCTTCAATTTTCTGGATCTGAGAGATCGGGCCCATAAGTTCTCGGCTCAGCGATTCCGCGACGAGATGTCGGATCTCTTTTTCGAAGCCAACCACCGCCCGGAGGAGAATTCGTGA